The following proteins come from a genomic window of Streptomyces sp. Sge12:
- a CDS encoding ABC transporter permease — MSAALPTTAVLHSEWIKIRSLRGTFWSLISVLVATVGIQALTAAALGRAEEGSMGEDPLLAAFYGLNFGQIAAIAFGATAFSAEFHNGALRTSLTAVPDRTRFYLSKSSMLGALALVAGQLTGLLTFVAGQALMGERALELGDPGAVRAVVGCGLYLTLMALFAAGLTAVLRSGVAVLSILIPFVVMVSFIVGSAASGVGQFMPDRAGQAMMRSQSYGDLGPWAGLGVLALWAGVAVLGGWLAVRRRDA; from the coding sequence ATGAGCGCCGCTCTGCCCACAACCGCCGTACTGCACTCGGAATGGATCAAGATCCGGTCCCTCCGGGGCACCTTCTGGTCGCTGATATCCGTCCTCGTCGCCACCGTGGGCATCCAGGCGTTGACGGCCGCGGCGCTGGGCCGGGCCGAGGAGGGAAGCATGGGGGAGGATCCGCTGCTCGCGGCCTTCTACGGACTCAACTTCGGCCAGATAGCGGCCATCGCCTTCGGAGCGACCGCCTTCTCCGCCGAGTTCCACAACGGAGCCCTGCGCACCAGCCTGACCGCAGTGCCGGACCGCACCAGGTTCTACCTGTCGAAGAGCTCGATGCTGGGCGCCCTGGCGCTCGTCGCCGGCCAGCTCACCGGACTGCTGACCTTCGTCGCCGGACAGGCCCTCATGGGGGAGCGCGCACTCGAACTGGGCGACCCCGGGGCCGTGCGCGCCGTCGTGGGCTGCGGCCTCTACCTGACGCTCATGGCGCTGTTCGCGGCCGGACTCACGGCGGTGCTGCGCAGCGGAGTGGCCGTTCTGAGCATCCTCATACCCTTCGTCGTCATGGTGTCCTTCATCGTCGGATCGGCGGCGAGCGGGGTGGGGCAGTTCATGCCGGACCGGGCCGGACAGGCGATGATGCGCAGTCAGTCGTACGGAGACCTCGGTCCCTGGGCGGGACTGGGAGTGCTGGCGCTGTGGGCGGGCGTCGCGGTCCTGGGAGGCTGGCTGGCGGTGCGCCGCCGGGACGCGTGA
- the mug gene encoding G/U mismatch-specific DNA glycosylase, with protein MTPDELNAARDRVLPDVVAGGLRVLFCGINPGLLSAATGHHFARPGNRFWPVLHLSGFTPRRLAPAEQEELLTYRLGITNVVARATARADELSAEEFREGGRILTAKVELLRPQWLAVVGVTAYRTAFGEPKAKIGPQERTIGATRVWALPNPSGLNAHWTAESMAQEYARLRTAAEASDPC; from the coding sequence CTGACCCCCGACGAGCTGAACGCCGCCCGCGACCGCGTCCTCCCGGACGTGGTCGCGGGCGGTCTGCGTGTGCTCTTCTGCGGCATCAACCCCGGACTCCTCTCCGCCGCGACGGGCCACCACTTCGCCCGCCCCGGCAACCGCTTCTGGCCGGTCCTGCACCTCTCGGGCTTCACCCCGCGCCGGCTGGCCCCCGCCGAGCAGGAGGAGCTGCTGACCTACCGCCTCGGCATCACCAACGTCGTGGCCCGGGCCACGGCCCGCGCCGACGAGCTGAGCGCCGAGGAGTTCCGCGAGGGGGGCCGCATCCTGACCGCCAAGGTGGAACTGCTGCGCCCCCAGTGGCTGGCGGTGGTCGGCGTGACCGCCTACCGCACCGCTTTCGGCGAGCCGAAGGCGAAGATCGGCCCCCAGGAGCGGACCATCGGCGCCACCCGCGTCTGGGCCCTCCCCAACCCGAGCGGCCTCAACGCCCACTGGACCGCCGAGTCCATGGCCCAGGAGTACGCCCGCCTCCGCACGGCCGCCGAAGCCTCGGATCCCTGCTAG
- the purB gene encoding adenylosuccinate lyase, protein MTAKPRIPNVLAGRYASAELAVLWSPEYKVTLERRLWLAVLRAQKDLGIEVPDEALADYERVLETVDLASIAEREKVTRHDVKARIEEFNALAGHEHVHKGMTSRDLTENVEQLQIRLSLELARDRTVAVLARLGKLAGEHAELVMAGRSHNVAAQATTLGKRFATAADELLVAYERLEDLLGRYPLRGIKGPVGTAQDMLDLLGGDAAKLADLEQRIAAHLGFAQAFTSVGQVYPRSLDYDVVTALVQLAAAPSSIAKTIRLMAGHELVTEGFKPGQVGSSAMPHKMNTRSCERVNGLMVILRGYASMTGELAGDQWNEGDVSCSVVRRVALPDAFFAFDGLLETFLTVLDEFGAFPAVVARELDRYLPFLATTKVLMGAVRAGVGREAAHEVIKEHAVASALAMREQGAERNELLDKLAADERMPLDRAQLDALMADKLSFTGAAGDQVAAVVSRIESIAKQHPEAAGYAPGSIL, encoded by the coding sequence GTGACAGCCAAGCCCCGCATCCCCAATGTCCTGGCCGGCCGCTACGCCTCCGCGGAGCTCGCCGTCCTGTGGTCCCCCGAGTACAAGGTGACGCTGGAGCGGCGGCTGTGGCTCGCCGTGCTGCGCGCCCAGAAGGACCTCGGTATCGAGGTCCCGGACGAGGCCCTCGCCGACTACGAGCGTGTCCTCGAGACCGTCGACCTCGCCTCCATCGCCGAGCGCGAGAAGGTCACCCGGCACGACGTGAAGGCCCGCATCGAGGAGTTCAACGCCCTCGCCGGCCACGAGCACGTCCACAAGGGCATGACCTCGCGCGACCTGACCGAGAACGTCGAGCAGCTGCAGATCCGGCTCTCGCTCGAGCTCGCCCGGGACCGCACGGTCGCCGTCCTCGCCCGCCTCGGCAAGCTGGCCGGCGAGCACGCCGAGCTGGTCATGGCCGGTCGCTCCCACAACGTGGCCGCGCAGGCGACCACCCTGGGCAAGCGCTTCGCCACCGCGGCCGACGAGCTGCTGGTGGCCTACGAGCGCCTCGAGGACCTGCTGGGCCGCTACCCGCTGCGCGGCATCAAGGGCCCCGTCGGCACCGCCCAGGACATGCTCGACCTGCTCGGCGGCGACGCCGCCAAGCTCGCCGACCTGGAGCAGCGCATCGCCGCCCACCTGGGCTTCGCCCAGGCCTTCACCTCGGTCGGCCAGGTCTACCCGCGCTCGCTCGACTACGACGTGGTCACCGCGCTGGTGCAGCTGGCCGCCGCCCCGTCCTCGATCGCCAAGACGATCCGCCTGATGGCCGGCCACGAGCTGGTGACCGAGGGCTTCAAGCCCGGCCAGGTCGGCTCCTCCGCGATGCCGCACAAGATGAACACCCGCTCCTGCGAGCGCGTGAACGGCCTGATGGTCATCCTGCGCGGCTACGCCTCGATGACCGGTGAGCTGGCGGGCGACCAGTGGAACGAGGGCGACGTCTCCTGCTCCGTGGTGCGCCGCGTGGCCCTGCCGGACGCCTTCTTCGCCTTCGACGGCCTGCTGGAGACCTTCCTGACGGTCCTCGACGAGTTCGGCGCCTTCCCGGCGGTCGTCGCCCGCGAGCTCGACCGCTACCTGCCCTTCCTCGCGACCACCAAGGTCCTGATGGGCGCGGTGCGGGCGGGCGTGGGCCGCGAGGCCGCCCACGAGGTCATCAAGGAGCACGCGGTGGCCTCCGCGCTCGCCATGCGCGAGCAGGGCGCCGAGCGCAACGAGCTGCTCGACAAGCTGGCCGCCGACGAGCGGATGCCGCTGGACCGGGCCCAGCTCGACGCCCTGATGGCCGACAAGCTGTCCTTCACCGGTGCCGCGGGCGACCAGGTCGCGGCGGTGGTCTCCCGGATCGAGTCGATCGCCAAGCAGCACCCGGAGGCCGCGGGATACGCGCCGGGGTCGATCCTCTGA
- a CDS encoding SGNH/GDSL hydrolase family protein, which produces MEMNASYTSFVAVGDSFTEGMSDLLPDGSYRGWADLLAARLAAREPGFRYANLAVRGKLIGQIAEDQVPVAAAMGADVVTLVGGLNDALRPKVDMGRVRDHLESAVELLAPSCKRLVLMRSPGRNGPVMERFRPRMEELFATIEELAARHGAVVVDLYGAAALADPRMWDVDRLHLTAEGHRRVAEAVWQALGLPAEVDWRTELPLEAPPGWTVRRAQDLSFARQHLLPWIGRRLTGRSSGDGRPAKRPDLLPYGDTRLS; this is translated from the coding sequence ATGGAGATGAATGCCTCTTACACCAGTTTCGTCGCGGTCGGCGACTCCTTCACCGAGGGAATGTCCGATCTGCTCCCTGACGGCTCCTACCGCGGCTGGGCGGATCTGCTGGCCGCCCGACTCGCGGCGCGGGAGCCGGGCTTCCGCTACGCGAACCTCGCGGTGCGCGGCAAGCTGATCGGGCAGATCGCCGAGGACCAGGTCCCGGTGGCGGCGGCGATGGGCGCGGACGTGGTGACCCTGGTGGGCGGGCTGAATGACGCCCTGCGCCCCAAGGTGGACATGGGCCGGGTCCGCGACCACCTGGAATCGGCCGTGGAACTCCTCGCCCCCTCCTGCAAGCGCCTCGTCCTGATGCGCTCCCCGGGGCGCAACGGGCCGGTGATGGAACGCTTCCGGCCGCGCATGGAGGAGCTCTTCGCCACCATCGAGGAGCTGGCCGCCCGGCACGGCGCCGTGGTCGTGGACCTGTACGGGGCCGCCGCGCTCGCGGACCCCCGGATGTGGGACGTCGACCGGCTGCACCTGACCGCCGAGGGGCACCGCCGGGTGGCCGAGGCCGTCTGGCAGGCGCTGGGCCTGCCCGCCGAAGTTGACTGGCGCACCGAACTGCCGCTCGAGGCTCCCCCCGGCTGGACCGTGCGCCGGGCCCAGGACCTGAGCTTTGCCCGTCAGCACCTGCTCCCCTGGATCGGCCGCCGCCTGACGGGCCGCTCCTCGGGGGACGGCCGCCCGGCCAAGCGCCCCGATCTCCTGCCCTACGGGGACACGCGGCTCTCGTAG
- a CDS encoding hemolysin family protein, with translation MTVIQLLIGLATLVVNAFFVGAEFALISVRRSQIEPYAEQGDRRGRAVLWGLEHVSALMAAAQLGITLCTLVLGVVAEPAIAHLLTPLFDLVGVPAGLTHAISFVVALALATYLHMLFGEMVPKNVALAEPVRTALLLGPPLVTVTRALRPVIFAINAFANTLLRLLRVEVKDEVAATFTDDELARMVKDSSAAGLLDDRASERLHDALELGRRPVTDVVLPADRVVTAREGISPAGLERLSAESGYSRFPVVDAQHRILGYLHVKDALDADDQARDEPFPVSALRPIAQVRAETPLDDVLTAMRRSRTHLAAVLGAEGAMTGLVTMEDVLRELFGRPASA, from the coding sequence ATGACCGTCATCCAGCTGTTGATCGGCCTGGCGACCCTGGTCGTCAACGCCTTCTTCGTCGGCGCGGAGTTCGCGCTGATCTCGGTCCGGCGCAGCCAGATCGAGCCGTACGCCGAGCAGGGCGACCGGCGCGGCCGCGCCGTCCTGTGGGGCCTGGAGCACGTATCGGCGCTGATGGCGGCGGCCCAGCTGGGCATCACGCTGTGCACCCTGGTGCTGGGCGTGGTGGCCGAGCCGGCCATCGCCCACCTGCTGACCCCGCTGTTCGACCTCGTCGGAGTACCGGCGGGCCTGACCCACGCGATCTCCTTCGTGGTGGCGCTGGCGCTGGCGACGTACCTGCACATGCTCTTCGGCGAGATGGTGCCGAAGAACGTGGCGCTGGCCGAGCCCGTGCGCACCGCCCTGCTGCTGGGGCCGCCGCTGGTGACCGTCACGCGCGCGCTGCGACCGGTGATCTTCGCGATCAACGCCTTCGCCAACACCCTGCTGCGCCTGCTGCGGGTGGAGGTCAAGGACGAGGTCGCGGCGACGTTCACGGACGACGAGCTGGCCCGGATGGTCAAGGACTCCAGTGCCGCGGGGCTCCTGGACGACCGGGCGAGCGAGCGCCTGCACGACGCCCTGGAACTGGGCCGCAGGCCCGTGACCGACGTGGTGCTGCCGGCGGACCGGGTGGTCACGGCCCGGGAGGGCATCAGCCCGGCCGGGCTGGAGCGGCTGTCGGCGGAGTCCGGGTACTCGCGCTTCCCGGTGGTGGACGCGCAGCACAGGATCCTGGGCTACCTGCACGTGAAGGACGCCCTGGACGCGGACGACCAGGCCCGGGACGAGCCCTTCCCGGTCTCGGCGCTGCGGCCGATCGCCCAGGTGCGGGCGGAGACCCCGCTGGACGACGTGCTGACCGCCATGCGGCGCAGCCGTACGCACCTGGCGGCGGTCCTCGGGGCGGAAGGCGCCATGACGGGACTGGTGACGATGGAGGACGTCCTGCGGGAGCTGTTCGGCAGGCCCGCGTCGGCGTGA
- a CDS encoding hemolysin family protein — protein MTEVLLLVVALLLCLVCGVFVAAEFSLTTVERSELERAVERGERGADSALAAVRTLTFQLSGAQLGITVTGLIIGMISKPSISALLQGPFEALGLSAGAASSTALVLGTVLSTVVLMVVGELVPKNWAISSPLAIAKRVATMQRVFSRAFKPLISHLNTTANHMVRRFGLEPAEELASARTPQELVALARHSAKAGALEKDTAELFVRTLNLADLTAENVMTPRVQVTALDVQTTAEDVANATLATGLSRFPVYRGSLDTVVGTVHIKDVLALPASERRRRPVSQLLREPLLVPESLTVDRLLDRLSGKQTMAVVIDEYGGTAGVATLEDIVEEVVGEVRDEHDPHETPDLAPAGTDASGRLLYSADGAARTDQLRRIGLRVPEGPYETLAGLIATELGRIPAVGDRMDLDGWRLDVVDAVGRRASRVLLHAPVEPAEGTEEGR, from the coding sequence ATGACCGAAGTGCTCCTGCTCGTCGTGGCACTGCTGCTCTGTCTCGTCTGTGGAGTCTTCGTCGCGGCCGAGTTCTCGCTGACGACCGTCGAGCGCAGCGAACTCGAACGGGCCGTCGAGCGCGGTGAGCGCGGCGCCGACAGCGCCCTGGCCGCCGTCCGCACCCTGACGTTCCAGCTCTCCGGCGCCCAGCTCGGCATCACCGTCACCGGCCTGATCATCGGCATGATCTCCAAGCCGTCGATCTCCGCCCTGCTCCAGGGGCCCTTCGAGGCCCTCGGCCTGTCGGCCGGCGCCGCCTCCTCCACCGCCCTGGTGCTGGGCACCGTCCTGTCGACCGTCGTCCTGATGGTCGTCGGCGAGCTGGTGCCCAAGAACTGGGCGATCTCCTCCCCGCTCGCGATCGCCAAGCGCGTGGCGACCATGCAGCGGGTCTTCAGCCGGGCCTTCAAGCCCCTGATCAGCCACCTCAACACCACCGCGAACCACATGGTGCGCCGCTTCGGTCTGGAGCCGGCCGAGGAGCTGGCGTCCGCGCGGACCCCGCAGGAGCTGGTCGCCCTCGCCCGCCACTCCGCGAAGGCGGGCGCGCTGGAGAAGGACACGGCCGAGTTGTTCGTCCGGACCCTGAACCTCGCGGACCTGACCGCGGAGAATGTGATGACCCCGCGCGTCCAGGTCACCGCGCTGGACGTGCAGACCACCGCGGAGGACGTGGCGAACGCGACGCTGGCCACCGGCCTGTCCCGCTTCCCCGTCTACCGGGGCAGCCTCGACACCGTCGTCGGCACCGTCCACATCAAGGACGTCCTGGCCCTGCCGGCCTCGGAACGCCGCCGCCGTCCCGTGTCGCAGCTGCTGCGCGAGCCCCTCCTCGTACCGGAGTCGCTCACCGTCGACCGGCTCCTGGACCGGCTGTCCGGCAAGCAGACCATGGCCGTGGTCATCGACGAGTACGGCGGCACGGCCGGAGTGGCCACGCTGGAGGACATCGTCGAGGAGGTCGTGGGCGAGGTCCGCGACGAGCACGACCCGCACGAGACCCCGGACCTTGCCCCGGCCGGTACGGACGCCTCCGGGCGCCTGCTCTACTCCGCCGACGGCGCGGCGCGCACCGACCAGCTCCGGCGGATCGGGCTGCGCGTGCCGGAGGGTCCGTACGAGACCCTGGCCGGCCTGATAGCGACCGAGCTGGGCCGGATCCCGGCGGTCGGCGACCGCATGGATCTGGACGGCTGGCGTCTGGACGTGGTGGACGCCGTCGGGCGACGGGCCTCGCGCGTGCTGCTGCACGCCCCCGTCGAGCCCGCCGAGGGTACGGAGGAGGGCCGATGA
- the bioD gene encoding dethiobiotin synthase → MSVLMVSGTGTEIGKTVVTSAIAAAAVAAGRSVAVLKPAQTGVGPQEPGDAAEAVRLAGPSVTAVELARYPEPLAPDTAARRSGLPTLAPAQIAEAAERLSLDHDLVLVEGAGGLLVHFDESGNTLADAARLLGAPTLIVAQAGLGTLNSTTLTAEALRARDLTPLGVVVGSWPQSPDLAARCNLADLTKSSGLPLLGAVPEGSGTLAPELFRASAPSWLDPTLSGTWSAESFLSTWSPPAFAGA, encoded by the coding sequence ATGTCCGTACTGATGGTGTCCGGGACGGGCACCGAGATCGGCAAGACGGTGGTCACGTCGGCGATCGCGGCGGCCGCGGTGGCCGCCGGCCGCTCGGTGGCAGTGCTCAAGCCCGCACAGACGGGTGTCGGCCCGCAGGAGCCGGGGGACGCCGCGGAGGCCGTCCGGCTGGCCGGGCCCTCCGTGACAGCGGTGGAACTGGCGCGCTATCCGGAGCCCTTGGCCCCGGACACGGCGGCCCGCCGTTCGGGGCTGCCGACGCTGGCCCCGGCACAGATCGCCGAGGCCGCGGAGCGGCTGTCGCTGGACCACGACCTCGTCCTGGTGGAGGGCGCGGGCGGGCTGCTCGTCCACTTCGACGAGTCGGGCAACACGCTGGCCGACGCGGCCCGCCTGCTGGGTGCGCCGACGCTGATCGTCGCCCAGGCGGGTCTGGGCACGCTCAACTCCACCACCCTCACGGCGGAGGCGCTCCGGGCCCGGGACCTGACCCCGCTGGGCGTGGTGGTGGGCAGCTGGCCGCAGAGCCCGGACCTGGCGGCGCGCTGCAACCTGGCGGACCTCACGAAGTCCTCGGGACTGCCGCTGCTGGGCGCCGTCCCGGAGGGCTCGGGGACCCTCGCGCCGGAGCTCTTCCGGGCATCGGCCCCGTCCTGGCTGGACCCGACCCTGTCGGGCACCTGGTCGGCAGAGTCCTTCCTGTCCACCTGGTCCCCCCCGGCCTTCGCCGGCGCCTAA
- a CDS encoding adenosylmethionine--8-amino-7-oxononanoate transaminase has protein sequence MPDRLHRLPSGAELLALDRQHVWHPYGPMPGRQEPLVIASASGVRLRLADPSQGHGHEELVDGMSSWWSAIHGYNHPVLNEAATAQLGLMSHVMFGGLTHEPAVRLAAKLVEITPPGLEHVFLSDSGSVSVEVAVKMCLQYWRSLGRTGKTRLLTWRGGYHGDTWQPMAVCDPDGGMHELWQGHLPRQVFADAPPGGFDTPVDPAYADHLRSMIAAHADELAAVIVEPVVQGAGGMRFHHPGYLRVLRELCDEYGVLLILDEIATGFGRTGALFAADHAGITPDVMCLGKSLTGGYLTLAATLCTERVADGISQGEVPVLAHGPTFMGNPLATAVALASVELLLGQDWATDVKRIEAGLHEGLAAAADIPGVKDVRVLGAIGVVQLDHEVDVAAATRAAVREGVWLRPFRDLIYVMPPFVTGDEDVNRICRAVCAAAQEG, from the coding sequence ATGCCTGATCGGCTCCACCGGCTGCCGTCCGGCGCGGAACTGCTCGCGCTGGACCGGCAGCACGTCTGGCACCCGTACGGCCCGATGCCCGGGCGGCAGGAACCGCTGGTCATCGCCTCCGCCTCGGGGGTGCGGCTGCGGCTCGCCGACCCGTCCCAGGGCCACGGCCACGAAGAGCTGGTCGACGGCATGTCGTCCTGGTGGTCGGCGATCCACGGCTACAACCACCCGGTACTCAACGAGGCGGCGACCGCGCAGCTGGGCCTCATGTCGCACGTGATGTTCGGCGGACTCACCCACGAGCCCGCCGTCCGGCTCGCGGCGAAGCTCGTCGAGATCACCCCGCCGGGGCTGGAGCACGTCTTCCTCTCCGACTCGGGCTCGGTCTCGGTCGAGGTCGCGGTCAAGATGTGCCTGCAGTACTGGCGTTCGCTGGGGCGGACGGGCAAGACCCGGCTGCTGACCTGGCGCGGCGGCTACCACGGTGACACCTGGCAGCCGATGGCCGTCTGCGACCCCGACGGCGGCATGCACGAGCTGTGGCAGGGCCACCTGCCGCGGCAGGTCTTCGCGGACGCCCCGCCCGGCGGTTTCGACACGCCCGTCGACCCGGCGTACGCGGACCACTTGCGCTCCATGATCGCCGCGCACGCGGACGAGCTGGCCGCGGTCATCGTGGAGCCGGTGGTGCAGGGTGCGGGCGGCATGCGCTTCCACCACCCGGGCTACTTGCGGGTGCTGCGCGAGCTGTGCGACGAGTACGGGGTCCTGCTGATCCTGGACGAGATCGCCACGGGCTTCGGCCGTACGGGCGCGCTGTTCGCGGCCGACCACGCGGGGATCACCCCGGACGTGATGTGCCTGGGCAAGTCACTGACCGGTGGTTACCTCACGCTGGCGGCCACCTTGTGCACGGAGCGGGTGGCGGACGGCATCTCGCAGGGCGAGGTCCCGGTGCTGGCGCACGGGCCGACCTTCATGGGCAACCCGCTGGCCACGGCCGTGGCCCTGGCCTCCGTCGAGCTGCTGCTCGGCCAGGACTGGGCGACGGACGTCAAGCGGATCGAGGCGGGGCTGCACGAGGGGCTGGCGGCCGCCGCCGACATCCCCGGGGTGAAGGACGTACGGGTCCTGGGCGCGATCGGCGTGGTGCAGCTCGACCACGAGGTCGACGTGGCCGCGGCCACCCGGGCGGCGGTGCGCGAGGGCGTGTGGCTGCGCCCGTTCCGGGACCTGATCTATGTGATGCCGCCGTTCGTGACCGGCGACGAGGACGTGAACCGTATCTGCCGCGCCGTGTGCGCGGCCGCGCAGGAAGGCTGA
- the bioB gene encoding biotin synthase BioB, whose amino-acid sequence MDLLNTLVDKGLRRELPTREEALAVLATSDDELLDVVAAAGKVRRQWFGRRVKLNYLVNLKSGLCPEDCSYCSQRLGSTAGILKYTWLKPEEASQAAAAGVAGGAKRVCLVASGRGPTDRDVDRVGKTIAAIKEQNEGVEVCACLGLLSDGQAERLRDAGADAYNHNLNTSEATYGQITKTHTYADRVDTVQKAHGAGLSACSGLIAGMGESDEDLVDVVFSLRELDADSVPVNFLIPFEGTPLAKEWNLTPQRCLRILAMARFVCPDVEVRLAGGREVHLRTLQPLALHVVNSIFLGDYLTSEGQAGQADLDMIADAGFEVEGAGTSTLPAHRSDVAAAATGGGCGSNGGASLCGSGASAEGDAPAAGCGSACGGCSGHAHADQTPVPVQAEAGEVRPELVAVRRRGAGTDIAPNA is encoded by the coding sequence ATGGACCTGCTGAACACCCTGGTGGACAAGGGGCTGCGGCGCGAGCTGCCGACCCGCGAAGAAGCGCTCGCCGTACTGGCGACTTCTGACGACGAACTGCTCGACGTGGTGGCCGCGGCCGGCAAGGTACGCCGCCAGTGGTTCGGCCGTCGGGTCAAGCTGAACTACTTGGTCAACCTGAAGTCGGGCCTGTGCCCCGAGGACTGCTCCTACTGCTCCCAGCGCCTGGGGTCGACGGCCGGGATCCTCAAGTACACGTGGCTGAAGCCGGAGGAGGCCTCCCAGGCCGCCGCGGCCGGTGTCGCGGGCGGCGCCAAGCGGGTCTGCCTGGTCGCGAGCGGCCGCGGGCCGACGGACCGGGACGTGGACCGCGTCGGCAAGACGATCGCGGCGATCAAGGAGCAGAACGAGGGCGTCGAGGTCTGCGCGTGCCTCGGCCTGCTCTCGGACGGCCAGGCGGAGCGGCTGCGGGACGCGGGCGCGGACGCCTACAACCACAACCTCAACACCTCCGAGGCGACGTACGGGCAGATCACCAAGACCCACACCTACGCGGACCGCGTCGACACGGTGCAGAAGGCGCACGGCGCCGGTCTGTCCGCGTGCTCCGGTCTGATCGCGGGCATGGGCGAGAGCGACGAGGACCTGGTCGACGTCGTCTTCTCGCTGCGCGAGCTGGACGCGGACTCGGTGCCGGTCAACTTCCTGATCCCGTTCGAGGGCACCCCGCTGGCCAAGGAGTGGAACCTCACCCCGCAGCGCTGCCTGCGCATCCTGGCGATGGCCCGGTTCGTCTGCCCCGACGTCGAGGTCCGCCTCGCGGGCGGGCGCGAGGTGCACCTGCGCACGCTGCAGCCGCTGGCCCTGCACGTGGTCAACTCGATCTTCCTCGGCGACTACCTGACCAGTGAGGGCCAGGCCGGCCAGGCCGACCTCGACATGATCGCGGACGCCGGTTTCGAGGTGGAGGGCGCCGGTACGTCGACCCTTCCCGCGCACCGCTCCGACGTCGCGGCCGCCGCCACCGGCGGGGGCTGCGGTTCGAACGGCGGCGCCTCGCTCTGCGGTTCGGGCGCGTCCGCCGAGGGCGACGCCCCGGCCGCGGGCTGCGGCTCGGCGTGCGGCGGCTGCTCCGGCCACGCGCACGCGGACCAGACGCCCGTACCGGTCCAGGCCGAGGCCGGCGAGGTCCGGCCGGAGCTGGTGGCGGTCCGCCGCCGCGGCGCGGGGACGGACATCGCCCCCAATGCCTGA
- a CDS encoding 8-amino-7-oxononanoate synthase, producing the protein MPQHTPDPVDVFAWIDAAERAREEAGLVRTLRPRPPVSPLLDLASNDYLGLSRHPETVRGAQRAAECWGAGATGSRLVTGTTELHTELERELAAFCGFEAALVLSSGYAANLAAVTALSDWGTLVVSDAGNHASIVDGCRLSRAETAVVPHADPDAARKALAAHEGRALLVSDSVFSVDGDAAPLAGYAAACRDEGAALVVDDAHGLGVLGEGGRGALQAAGLAGAPYVVATLTLSKSLGSQGGAVLGPARVIRHLVNTARTFIFDTGLAPAAAGAALASLRLLRREPERAGRAREVAAQLYGRLTASGLTAARPDAAVVSVRAPSASAALRWAADCREAGLSVGCFRPPSVPDGISRLRLTARADLTGDEIDRAVGTILATAPAGATEGRGR; encoded by the coding sequence ATGCCCCAGCACACTCCCGACCCCGTGGATGTCTTCGCCTGGATCGACGCCGCGGAGCGCGCGCGGGAGGAGGCCGGACTGGTCCGCACGCTGCGGCCCAGGCCGCCGGTGTCGCCGCTGCTGGACCTCGCGAGCAACGACTACCTCGGCCTGTCCCGCCATCCCGAGACCGTCCGCGGGGCGCAGCGGGCGGCCGAGTGCTGGGGCGCCGGAGCCACCGGCTCCCGTCTGGTCACGGGGACGACCGAGCTCCACACGGAACTGGAGCGGGAGCTCGCCGCCTTCTGCGGGTTCGAGGCCGCGCTCGTCCTCTCCTCCGGGTACGCGGCCAACCTCGCGGCCGTCACCGCGCTGAGCGACTGGGGCACGCTGGTCGTCTCCGACGCGGGCAACCACGCCTCGATCGTCGACGGCTGCCGGCTCTCGCGCGCCGAGACGGCCGTGGTGCCGCACGCGGACCCGGACGCCGCCCGCAAGGCGCTCGCCGCGCACGAGGGCCGGGCGCTGCTGGTGAGCGACTCGGTGTTCTCCGTGGACGGGGACGCCGCGCCGCTCGCCGGTTACGCCGCCGCCTGCCGGGACGAGGGCGCCGCCCTGGTCGTCGACGACGCCCACGGGCTGGGCGTGCTGGGGGAGGGCGGCCGCGGCGCGTTGCAGGCCGCCGGGCTCGCGGGCGCGCCGTACGTGGTCGCCACCCTGACCCTCTCGAAGTCCCTGGGCAGTCAGGGCGGTGCCGTGCTCGGTCCGGCCAGGGTGATCCGACACCTGGTCAACACCGCGCGCACCTTCATCTTCGACACCGGGCTGGCCCCGGCCGCCGCGGGGGCGGCGCTGGCGAGCCTGCGGCTGCTGCGGCGGGAACCCGAGCGCGCGGGCCGCGCCCGCGAGGTGGCGGCCCAGCTGTACGGGCGACTCACCGCGTCCGGCCTGACCGCGGCCCGGCCGGACGCGGCCGTGGTGTCGGTACGGGCCCCGTCGGCATCGGCGGCACTGCGCTGGGCCGCCGACTGCCGCGAGGCAGGTCTGTCCGTGGGGTGCTTCCGCCCGCCGTCGGTGCCGGACGGCATCTCCCGGCTGCGGCTGACCGCCCGCGCCGACCTCACGGGGGACGAGATCGATCGGGCGGTCGGGACGATCCTGGCGACCGCGCCCGCCGGAGCCACGGAAGGCCGGGGCCGGTAG
- a CDS encoding DUF397 domain-containing protein: MSATPLSSSGLLISARWRRSSRSTGMNNCVETAVLRGGLLAVRDSKRTDGPAVLFTGPAWDGFLATVRVDAQA, encoded by the coding sequence GTGTCCGCAACCCCCTTATCAAGCAGCGGACTTCTGATCAGCGCGCGGTGGCGGCGGAGCAGCCGCAGCACCGGAATGAACAACTGCGTGGAAACGGCCGTCCTTCGCGGCGGCCTGCTGGCCGTCCGCGACTCCAAGCGGACGGACGGCCCGGCCGTGCTCTTCACCGGGCCGGCCTGGGACGGCTTCCTCGCCACCGTACGGGTGGACGCGCAGGCGTAA